Proteins found in one Corynebacterium canis genomic segment:
- the mshD gene encoding mycothiol synthase, with protein MELRQVTALPEPLLAQAFALCDAATAADGFAPLSEQFLRGLAEGNTHVLLFAPNLVALAAYDGATIELVVHPDHRRRGYATALLDALPSASIWAHGNLPAAQAFTAARNMRPVRTLLVMGITGAPLADAARRAESALPAGFHESTYAALGESALPAWLRINNEAFSWHPEQGGWDLARLRHALDVPWFSAPGVRFLMSDSGDMAGFHWTKQHSNRLGEIYVVGLGAAYRGQGLGTPLICLGLAHLVSIGCDEVILYVEADNEPAVQAYERLGFTTKEEHVAYDPAHDPA; from the coding sequence ATGGAGCTTCGACAAGTCACCGCCCTGCCCGAACCGTTGCTCGCCCAAGCCTTCGCGCTTTGCGACGCCGCGACCGCCGCCGACGGCTTCGCACCCCTGTCCGAACAGTTTCTTCGCGGGCTGGCCGAAGGCAACACGCACGTCTTGCTCTTTGCCCCGAACCTCGTCGCGCTCGCCGCGTACGACGGTGCCACGATAGAACTGGTGGTCCATCCAGATCATCGTCGCAGAGGTTACGCCACCGCGCTTCTCGACGCCCTCCCTTCCGCCAGCATTTGGGCCCACGGCAATCTGCCTGCCGCACAAGCGTTCACCGCCGCCCGGAATATGCGGCCGGTGCGAACACTCCTAGTCATGGGCATTACCGGCGCCCCCTTAGCGGACGCTGCCCGTCGCGCAGAATCTGCCTTGCCCGCAGGTTTCCACGAATCCACCTACGCCGCCCTCGGCGAATCTGCCTTGCCCGCCTGGTTGCGCATCAATAACGAAGCGTTCTCTTGGCACCCCGAACAAGGCGGCTGGGATTTAGCCCGCCTGCGCCACGCGCTCGATGTGCCTTGGTTCTCCGCCCCCGGCGTTCGCTTCCTGATGTCCGATTCCGGTGACATGGCGGGTTTCCACTGGACAAAGCAGCATTCCAACCGTTTGGGCGAAATCTACGTCGTCGGCCTTGGTGCCGCCTACCGCGGCCAGGGCCTGGGCACCCCCCTGATCTGCCTGGGCCTAGCTCACCTTGTCAGCATTGGTTGCGACGAAGTGATCCTCTACGTTGAAGCCGACAATGAACCCGCCGTCCAAGCCTACGAACGCCTCGGCTTCACCACCAAGGAGGAACACGTCGCCTACGATCCAGCACACGATCCCGCCTAA
- a CDS encoding LmeA family phospholipid-binding protein: MKRTIALAVAIVLGGAYAVDNAYAANLERRIGEETRQHAHLDATPKIYLGGVPYAQALITGEIPIISSEVLDVDVPRLGMVNARTEARGVEVTPEQVREGNITGARAGLLTRRISMDGVALGHLLNMTDLDITQPYDMSPNGGDAAEVRLRGTPPGAIEPVTELAKLRIIGDTINIIPEHNDAFALTFTNAEMPLTAPASKIFVAGGSIYVESLERNVLLDATDLSPLSRST; the protein is encoded by the coding sequence GTGAAACGCACAATTGCCCTTGCGGTAGCGATCGTCCTCGGTGGCGCGTACGCCGTGGATAACGCATACGCGGCGAACCTCGAACGCCGTATCGGTGAGGAGACGCGGCAGCACGCCCACCTCGACGCAACGCCAAAGATTTACCTCGGCGGCGTGCCGTACGCGCAGGCGTTGATCACCGGCGAAATCCCCATTATTAGCTCAGAAGTTCTAGACGTGGACGTGCCGCGGCTCGGCATGGTCAACGCGCGGACGGAAGCGCGCGGCGTCGAAGTCACGCCCGAACAAGTGCGCGAAGGGAACATTACGGGTGCGCGCGCGGGGCTGCTTACGCGGCGCATCAGCATGGACGGCGTGGCGCTGGGGCACCTGCTAAATATGACTGACCTGGATATTACGCAACCTTACGATATGTCGCCAAACGGCGGTGACGCGGCTGAGGTCCGGCTCCGCGGCACGCCGCCCGGCGCAATCGAACCTGTGACCGAACTGGCCAAGCTTCGGATTATCGGCGACACCATCAATATCATCCCCGAGCACAACGACGCATTCGCACTGACGTTCACAAACGCGGAGATGCCGCTCACCGCCCCCGCCAGCAAGATTTTCGTCGCCGGCGGCTCAATCTACGTGGAATCGCTGGAACGCAACGTATTGCTGGACGCCACCGACCTGTCGCCGTTATCGCGCTCAACGTGA
- a CDS encoding FABP family protein: MSEENTPKIDGSEAVNLAAEQSRNTAGLNIPSGIEGLADLAIAADTANLRHGPNLHDGLLALLPLVGVWRGEGQADSARGQYAFGQQLTFRHNGENYLSYESIVWRLDETGSPTGHDQRETGFWRISLEDEISVVCCGAAGVVEIFYGNPLNERAWQLESASTLVTDTGPADLGPGKRLYGLLPSNELGWVEERLHDGALQPRLSAQLKRVVG; encoded by the coding sequence ATGTCTGAAGAAAACACCCCTAAAATTGATGGCAGCGAAGCCGTAAATCTGGCGGCGGAGCAATCGCGAAACACCGCCGGTTTGAACATTCCTTCGGGTATTGAAGGCCTCGCCGACCTAGCCATTGCGGCGGACACGGCGAACCTGCGCCACGGCCCGAACCTGCACGATGGCCTCCTTGCGCTGCTCCCGCTGGTGGGCGTGTGGCGCGGCGAGGGGCAGGCGGATTCGGCGCGCGGCCAGTACGCGTTCGGCCAGCAGCTGACGTTCCGGCACAACGGCGAGAATTACCTTTCCTATGAGTCCATCGTGTGGCGCCTCGACGAAACGGGCTCCCCGACCGGCCATGACCAGCGGGAAACCGGTTTCTGGCGGATTAGCCTCGAAGACGAGATTTCGGTGGTGTGCTGCGGCGCCGCCGGCGTGGTGGAGATTTTCTACGGCAACCCCCTCAACGAGCGCGCGTGGCAGCTGGAAAGCGCGTCTACGCTGGTCACGGATACCGGGCCGGCAGATTTGGGCCCTGGCAAGCGCCTGTACGGCCTGCTCCCCTCGAACGAGCTGGGCTGGGTGGAGGAACGGTTGCACGATGGCGCGCTGCAACCTCGGCTGTCCGCCCAACTCAAGCGCGTGGTGGGCTAA
- a CDS encoding aminodeoxychorismate lyase, with the protein MKPTIVVLEPYGGSTRHHNPELPFIFWDDAAVTRGDGIFESMLVRGGRVCNLQPHIDRFCASAELLGLPAPRPEHWLKATEEALGSWGEAEGTCVWTYTRGRAATGHPSAWIVIKPIDETTLRLRIDGARVMTAPRGYTVNTELPTNLSGPATAPWLTVGAKTLSYAANMAAKRYANANGFDDVIYVEDGRVLEGTTSTIVAVRGTNLYTPPPGGDILPGTTQHALFEHASWKGWRCHEQELSVTDLLEAESVWLLSALLISARVTRINEVELADPGEEARDRFAHMVDKALG; encoded by the coding sequence ATGAAGCCCACAATCGTCGTGTTGGAACCGTATGGAGGTTCGACTCGCCACCATAACCCCGAACTACCCTTTATTTTTTGGGACGACGCAGCCGTGACACGCGGCGACGGAATATTCGAAAGCATGCTCGTGCGTGGCGGACGCGTGTGCAACCTACAGCCGCACATCGACCGCTTCTGCGCCAGCGCCGAACTCCTTGGCCTCCCCGCGCCGCGCCCCGAACATTGGCTCAAAGCCACGGAAGAGGCGCTGGGCAGCTGGGGCGAGGCGGAAGGCACCTGCGTGTGGACCTACACCCGCGGCCGCGCCGCCACCGGCCACCCCAGCGCGTGGATCGTAATCAAACCTATTGACGAAACCACGCTGCGCCTGCGTATCGACGGCGCGCGCGTCATGACCGCCCCCCGCGGCTACACCGTGAACACGGAACTGCCCACCAATCTCTCCGGGCCCGCAACCGCGCCCTGGCTTACCGTCGGCGCGAAAACGCTCAGCTACGCCGCGAACATGGCCGCCAAACGCTACGCCAACGCCAATGGCTTCGACGACGTTATCTACGTGGAAGACGGGCGCGTGCTGGAGGGCACCACGTCGACGATCGTGGCGGTGCGCGGCACCAACCTGTACACGCCGCCGCCGGGTGGCGATATTCTCCCTGGTACCACCCAGCACGCCCTGTTCGAGCACGCCAGCTGGAAGGGGTGGCGCTGCCACGAACAGGAGCTTAGCGTGACCGATCTGCTCGAGGCGGAAAGCGTGTGGTTGCTCAGCGCGCTGCTTATTTCCGCGCGCGTGACCCGCATCAACGAAGTGGAGCTTGCCGACCCCGGTGAGGAGGCCCGCGATCGCTTCGCCCACATGGTGGACAAGGCCCTCGGGTAG
- a CDS encoding CAF17-like 4Fe-4S cluster assembly/insertion protein YgfZ translates to MCLVAEVCAYVSPFMARPGAAPATPNVGVAWHYGNPLGEQRGPFVVDRSHHRVLKVSGPDAAAFLNNLLSQQLIDAPPSTAALNLDAQGRILHHVGIWLDNDTFFLEGPAAEIATLKPYLLRMVFWSDVEIKEADLALLTVIGEEPTTGMKRRVQWGGPERWDVLVPRERLGAAVDKLGLPLAGLMAFTAERVKAVEPEVTADLDEKAIPHEVPRWIESAVHLDKGCYRGQETVARVHNLGRSPRVLVMVHIDGSAPELPEPGSAITAGGRKVGRLGTVVHDCDYGPIGLALIKRSAVGVPGLAVEDVALQIDPDTIPTDDGERPGRAAQNRLRGR, encoded by the coding sequence ATGTGCCTTGTGGCTGAAGTTTGCGCATATGTGTCCCCGTTCATGGCTCGCCCTGGCGCGGCGCCGGCAACCCCGAATGTTGGCGTGGCCTGGCATTATGGCAACCCGCTAGGCGAGCAACGCGGCCCGTTTGTGGTCGACCGTTCGCACCACCGTGTGCTGAAAGTCAGCGGCCCGGACGCCGCCGCGTTTCTTAACAACCTGCTTTCGCAGCAGCTTATCGACGCCCCGCCCTCCACCGCCGCGTTAAACCTCGACGCGCAAGGGCGGATCCTCCATCATGTGGGGATTTGGCTTGATAATGACACTTTCTTTCTAGAAGGTCCCGCCGCTGAGATCGCAACCTTAAAGCCCTACCTGCTCCGCATGGTGTTTTGGTCCGATGTGGAGATTAAGGAGGCAGATCTGGCGTTGCTCACCGTCATCGGCGAGGAACCCACCACCGGGATGAAACGACGAGTCCAATGGGGCGGCCCCGAGCGCTGGGACGTCTTGGTGCCCCGGGAGCGGTTGGGGGCGGCCGTCGATAAGCTAGGGCTGCCGTTGGCGGGGTTGATGGCGTTTACCGCGGAACGTGTGAAAGCGGTGGAGCCGGAAGTCACCGCAGACCTCGACGAAAAGGCCATCCCCCACGAAGTGCCGCGCTGGATCGAATCGGCCGTACATTTGGATAAGGGCTGCTATCGCGGGCAGGAAACCGTGGCGCGCGTGCACAATCTGGGGCGCTCGCCGCGGGTGCTCGTGATGGTGCACATCGACGGCTCCGCGCCGGAATTGCCCGAACCGGGATCGGCGATCACTGCGGGCGGCCGCAAGGTGGGACGCCTGGGGACGGTCGTACATGACTGCGATTACGGGCCGATCGGGCTAGCGCTGATCAAACGCAGTGCCGTGGGCGTGCCCGGACTGGCGGTGGAGGATGTGGCGCTGCAAATCGACCCCGACACCATCCCCACAGACGACGGGGAACGACCGGGACGCGCCGCCCAAAACCGACTTCGGGGGCGGTAA
- a CDS encoding DUF3073 domain-containing protein, producing the protein MGRGRAKAKQAKVARQLKYNSPEMDLASLQRELAGKSEKDSSHREDDQYAEWADWEDDDDEDERSWR; encoded by the coding sequence ATGGGTCGCGGCCGCGCCAAGGCAAAACAAGCCAAGGTTGCTCGTCAACTGAAGTACAACTCTCCAGAAATGGACCTCGCTTCACTGCAGCGGGAGCTCGCTGGGAAGTCTGAGAAAGACTCCTCTCATCGTGAGGATGACCAGTACGCCGAATGGGCGGATTGGGAAGACGACGATGACGAGGACGAGCGGTCTTGGCGGTAA
- the purM gene encoding phosphoribosylformylglycinamidine cyclo-ligase yields the protein MSQHSNSEISYAAAGVDIAAGDRAVELFAPHAKRATRPEVRGGLGGFAGLFALGKYREPLLAAGSDGVGTKLAIAQAMDVHNTIGIDLVAMCVDDLVVCGAEPLFLQDYIAVGKVVPEHVAEIVAGIAEGCVRAGCALLGGETAEHPGTMDPTHYDVSATAVGVVEADSVLGPERVRTGDVVIAMKSSGLHSNGYSLVRHVLLEKAGLPLDGYMEELGRTLGEELLEPTRIYALDCLALASECEVHTFCHVTGGGLAGNLARVIPDGLVAELSRATWTPDQIFRTIASLGKVPQAEMEKTFNMGVGMVAVVAPQDRDRALAMLTARHIEAWELGTVRKAAPGEEQLVVLTGEHPGY from the coding sequence ATGAGCCAACACTCAAATTCCGAGATTTCTTACGCCGCCGCCGGGGTGGATATTGCCGCGGGCGACCGCGCTGTCGAGTTGTTCGCCCCCCACGCCAAGCGCGCCACTCGCCCAGAGGTTCGAGGCGGGCTTGGGGGTTTCGCGGGGCTTTTCGCGCTCGGCAAATACCGTGAGCCGCTGCTGGCCGCCGGTTCGGACGGCGTCGGCACGAAGCTCGCCATCGCCCAGGCCATGGACGTGCACAACACCATCGGCATCGACCTCGTGGCCATGTGTGTGGATGACCTCGTGGTGTGCGGCGCCGAACCGTTGTTCCTGCAGGACTATATCGCCGTCGGCAAGGTGGTTCCCGAACACGTGGCCGAGATCGTTGCCGGCATCGCCGAGGGCTGCGTGCGCGCCGGCTGTGCGCTGCTGGGCGGCGAAACCGCCGAACACCCGGGCACGATGGACCCCACCCATTACGATGTTTCCGCCACCGCCGTGGGCGTCGTTGAGGCGGACAGCGTCCTTGGCCCCGAACGTGTGCGCACCGGCGACGTGGTTATCGCCATGAAGTCCTCCGGGCTGCATTCAAACGGGTATTCGCTCGTCCGCCACGTGTTACTGGAGAAGGCGGGCCTGCCCCTCGACGGGTATATGGAGGAGCTCGGCCGCACGCTCGGCGAGGAGTTGCTCGAACCCACCCGCATTTACGCCCTCGATTGCCTCGCCCTCGCTTCCGAATGCGAGGTACATACGTTCTGCCACGTCACCGGCGGCGGCCTAGCGGGCAACCTCGCGCGCGTGATCCCGGACGGCCTGGTCGCAGAGCTTTCCCGCGCCACGTGGACCCCGGATCAGATCTTCCGCACCATCGCTTCCCTCGGCAAGGTCCCCCAAGCCGAGATGGAAAAAACCTTCAATATGGGGGTGGGCATGGTGGCCGTGGTGGCTCCCCAGGACCGCGACCGCGCGCTTGCCATGCTGACCGCCCGCCACATCGAAGCGTGGGAGCTTGGCACCGTCCGTAAGGCGGCTCCGGGCGAGGAGCAGCTGGTGGTCCTTACCGGCGAACACCCCGGGTATTAA
- the purF gene encoding amidophosphoribosyltransferase codes for MEKSLSAAAPCPAPTDRDGFDDHGEQNPREECGVFGVWAPGEEVAKLTYYGLYALQHRGQEAAGIAVGDGDQILVFKDIGLVSQIFDEQTLDSLRGHIAIGHTRYSTAGGGCWENAQPMFRVTPDGTDVALGHNGNLVNYISLLEEAAARGLVDKSNSPSDSDVMCALLADGMKGGRSIVESAQELLPRIEGAFCLTFTDGTTLYAARDPYGVRPLSIGRLERGWVVASETAALDIVGASFVREVEPGELISISEAGVRSERFGVTQHKGCVFEYVYLARPDSVIRGRAVNATRVEIGRRLAQECPADGDLVIPVPDSGTPAAVGYAQGSGIPFGQGLVKNAYVGRTFIQPSQTIRQLGIRLKLNPLREVIAGKRLVVVDDSIVRGNTQRALIRMLREAGAAEVHVRIASPPVKWPCFYGIDFASPGELLANCVEGDDEEAMVRAVGTAIGSDSLGFVSVENMVEATRQDREQLCCACFDGVYPLGLPEGNHNADLVRTMQATI; via the coding sequence TTGGAGAAATCCCTCAGCGCGGCGGCCCCGTGTCCCGCGCCCACCGATCGCGACGGATTCGATGACCACGGCGAGCAGAACCCTAGGGAGGAATGCGGCGTCTTTGGGGTTTGGGCACCTGGGGAGGAGGTCGCCAAGCTCACATATTACGGCCTGTATGCGCTGCAGCACAGAGGGCAGGAAGCGGCCGGCATCGCGGTCGGCGACGGAGACCAGATTTTGGTGTTTAAAGACATCGGCCTCGTCTCCCAAATCTTCGACGAACAAACTCTCGATTCCCTGCGCGGGCATATCGCCATCGGGCATACCCGCTATTCCACCGCGGGCGGTGGCTGTTGGGAAAACGCGCAGCCGATGTTCCGCGTCACCCCCGATGGCACCGACGTCGCGCTCGGGCACAACGGCAACCTAGTCAACTACATTTCCTTGCTGGAAGAGGCGGCTGCGCGAGGGCTCGTAGATAAATCAAACAGCCCTTCGGATTCGGATGTGATGTGCGCATTGCTCGCCGACGGCATGAAAGGCGGCCGCAGCATCGTCGAATCGGCGCAGGAACTCCTCCCGCGAATCGAAGGTGCGTTCTGTCTTACGTTTACCGATGGCACTACGCTTTACGCCGCCCGCGACCCGTACGGCGTGCGGCCGCTGTCCATCGGCAGGCTGGAGCGCGGTTGGGTGGTCGCCTCCGAAACCGCAGCGCTGGACATAGTCGGGGCGTCGTTTGTGCGCGAGGTCGAACCCGGCGAATTGATCAGCATCAGCGAGGCTGGCGTGCGCTCGGAACGCTTCGGCGTCACCCAGCACAAGGGCTGTGTATTCGAATACGTGTACCTGGCGCGCCCGGATTCCGTGATTCGCGGCCGCGCGGTGAACGCCACCCGCGTGGAGATCGGCCGTCGCCTGGCCCAGGAGTGCCCAGCGGACGGCGATCTCGTGATCCCCGTCCCCGATTCCGGCACCCCCGCCGCCGTCGGCTACGCGCAGGGCTCCGGAATTCCGTTCGGACAAGGCCTGGTCAAAAACGCCTATGTCGGTCGAACGTTTATTCAACCTTCGCAGACGATCCGGCAGTTGGGCATCCGGCTGAAGCTAAACCCATTGCGCGAGGTGATCGCAGGCAAACGGCTCGTGGTGGTCGATGATTCCATCGTCCGCGGCAATACCCAACGCGCCCTGATCCGCATGCTGCGGGAGGCTGGCGCGGCGGAGGTTCATGTGCGCATCGCCTCCCCGCCGGTGAAGTGGCCGTGCTTTTACGGTATTGACTTCGCCAGCCCCGGCGAGCTGCTGGCGAATTGCGTCGAAGGCGACGACGAGGAGGCGATGGTGCGCGCCGTGGGCACCGCCATCGGTTCGGATTCGCTGGGCTTTGTGTCGGTGGAGAACATGGTCGAGGCCACCCGCCAGGATCGCGAGCAATTGTGCTGCGCCTGTTTCGATGGCGTGTACCCGCTGGGGCTGCCGGAGGGTAACCACAACGCCGACCTTGTGCGTACGATGCAGGCTACGATATAG
- a CDS encoding VIT1/CCC1 transporter family protein, translating to MIETTHIIEEPHNSGLNNKLNWLRAGVLGANDGIVSTAGLVMGVAATGASTSVIATAGFAAVVSGAVSMALGEYVSVSTQRDTEKALIDKERWELATMPAAEHKELVEILRSKGLSKHTAEMAALELAEHDALGAHLDIELGLDREELTNPWIAAGSSAFSFVLGAVLPLIAVLIAPVDWRAAVTLIATVIALTVTGSVSAFLAGGEQGRSVARLVFGGALALAITYVIGVVFGVAVGG from the coding sequence ATGATTGAAACAACACATATTATTGAAGAACCTCACAATTCCGGCCTGAACAATAAGCTCAATTGGCTTCGCGCAGGTGTTCTAGGTGCCAACGATGGCATCGTGTCCACGGCGGGGTTAGTTATGGGCGTTGCGGCTACCGGGGCGTCGACAAGCGTTATAGCCACGGCGGGTTTTGCGGCGGTGGTTTCGGGCGCGGTGAGCATGGCGCTCGGCGAATACGTGTCGGTGTCCACGCAGCGCGATACGGAAAAGGCGCTGATCGATAAGGAGCGCTGGGAGCTTGCCACCATGCCCGCGGCCGAGCACAAAGAGCTGGTGGAAATCCTGCGCAGTAAGGGCCTTTCCAAACATACGGCCGAAATGGCCGCCCTCGAACTCGCCGAGCACGACGCGCTCGGAGCGCACCTCGACATCGAACTCGGGCTCGATAGGGAAGAGCTCACAAATCCGTGGATCGCCGCCGGTTCGTCCGCGTTTTCGTTTGTGCTTGGCGCGGTGCTGCCGTTGATCGCGGTGCTGATCGCACCGGTCGATTGGCGGGCCGCTGTGACGCTTATCGCCACGGTGATTGCGTTGACCGTCACGGGCAGCGTATCGGCGTTCCTTGCGGGCGGTGAGCAGGGACGATCCGTCGCACGCCTGGTGTTTGGCGGCGCGCTGGCCCTCGCTATTACCTATGTAATCGGCGTTGTGTTCGGGGTCGCGGTGGGCGGTTAA
- a CDS encoding sterol carrier family protein, which yields MKRSISLADTRAAVLAVADWLRDDSAPQPPRAAIAQAVRMTARRLEAAAPGHSVEVRIPPFVGIQCIDGPRHTRGTPPNVVETDARTWLRLATGLTQLADAATVDISGNRAAEIARWLPLVSIEGDKT from the coding sequence GTGAAGCGTTCCATTTCCCTCGCAGACACCCGCGCCGCCGTGCTTGCGGTTGCCGATTGGTTGCGCGATGATTCCGCCCCGCAGCCGCCCCGCGCCGCGATTGCTCAAGCCGTTCGGATGACCGCTCGTAGGCTCGAGGCCGCAGCACCCGGCCACAGCGTAGAAGTCCGCATACCCCCGTTTGTAGGTATCCAATGTATCGACGGTCCCCGCCACACGCGCGGCACCCCACCGAACGTTGTCGAGACCGATGCTCGCACGTGGCTTCGACTCGCCACCGGGCTTACGCAGCTTGCCGACGCCGCGACCGTGGACATTTCCGGAAACCGCGCCGCCGAAATCGCGCGATGGCTGCCGTTGGTATCAATAGAAGGGGACAAAACCTAA
- a CDS encoding acyl-CoA thioesterase: MTSRSPSLTLRFLAAPTDIIMAGNHGVSGGRVLEWIDKAAYACAVGWSGAYCVTAYVGHIHFTRPIPSGHMVEVRSRIAMTGRSSMHIVNEVLSADPREGVFTRACDCLVIFVAKNAETGRPQPVPEFVPSTDEERRVFDAALSRIELRKAIEQEMEEQTYVGPSEAPRLITRFLAKPTDVNWGGKVHGGTAMEWIDEAGAACTMEWSGEHTVAVYAGGIRFYRPIQIGDLIEVDARLMRTDARSMQMSVHVRSGAPRGGRSALETAIHATISYIAVDIDGHPLPARQFVPRASEDVRLSEHAAKLRELRARYSPHPLIQR; encoded by the coding sequence ATGACATCACGCTCCCCCAGCCTTACGCTCCGCTTTCTCGCCGCCCCCACGGACATCATTATGGCCGGTAACCACGGCGTATCCGGCGGCCGCGTCCTCGAATGGATAGACAAAGCCGCGTACGCCTGTGCGGTCGGTTGGTCGGGGGCGTATTGCGTAACCGCATACGTTGGCCACATCCATTTCACGCGGCCGATTCCCAGCGGGCACATGGTGGAAGTGCGTTCCCGGATCGCCATGACGGGGCGCTCGTCCATGCACATTGTTAATGAGGTGCTTTCGGCCGACCCGCGCGAGGGGGTATTCACTCGTGCGTGCGATTGCCTTGTGATCTTCGTGGCCAAAAACGCGGAAACGGGGCGACCCCAACCGGTGCCGGAATTCGTCCCAAGCACGGATGAGGAACGCCGCGTTTTCGACGCCGCGCTGTCCCGCATCGAACTCCGGAAGGCGATCGAACAGGAGATGGAAGAGCAGACATACGTCGGCCCTTCGGAAGCACCCCGGTTGATTACCCGCTTCCTGGCGAAACCAACCGATGTGAACTGGGGCGGCAAGGTCCACGGCGGCACCGCAATGGAATGGATTGACGAGGCCGGCGCGGCCTGCACCATGGAATGGTCGGGCGAGCACACCGTGGCCGTGTACGCTGGCGGGATCCGCTTTTACCGGCCCATCCAGATCGGTGATCTCATTGAAGTTGACGCCCGCCTGATGCGCACCGATGCCCGCTCGATGCAAATGTCTGTTCACGTGCGGTCTGGGGCTCCGCGGGGCGGCCGCTCCGCCCTGGAAACCGCGATTCACGCCACGATTTCCTATATCGCGGTGGATATCGACGGCCACCCGCTCCCCGCCCGCCAATTCGTCCCGCGCGCTAGCGAGGATGTTCGACTATCCGAACACGCGGCCAAGCTGCGCGAACTGCGCGCGCGGTATTCCCCCCACCCGCTGATCCAGCGCTAG
- the trhA gene encoding PAQR family membrane homeostasis protein TrhA, producing the protein MIQQPQLVQRTRWVLDRGPRPKARGWYHCAAAVLAALSGAVLTTFAWMTLPWLPALGVTIYAVGLTQLFGVSAAYHCGPWRSERVVAWWRWADHSTIAVFIAATYTPMSLLTLSGPIATGLLAAVWCGALLSVVLSLLPHPRWLHVVVYLLLGWLVVPLIPQLWLHAGHVVVWLLFAGGVVYSLGAVLYALRWPGRNARWVGYHEHFHLATIIAGVLHLIAVWMVVVQGGA; encoded by the coding sequence GTGATTCAACAACCCCAGCTTGTGCAACGGACCCGGTGGGTGCTTGATCGCGGGCCGCGACCTAAAGCGCGTGGCTGGTATCATTGCGCGGCTGCGGTGCTGGCGGCATTGTCCGGAGCCGTCTTGACCACGTTCGCTTGGATGACCCTGCCGTGGTTGCCCGCGCTTGGCGTCACGATTTACGCCGTGGGATTAACACAGTTGTTCGGGGTGTCGGCGGCTTATCATTGCGGCCCCTGGCGGTCCGAACGTGTTGTCGCTTGGTGGCGGTGGGCGGACCACTCCACGATCGCGGTTTTTATCGCCGCTACCTATACGCCGATGTCGTTATTGACGCTGTCTGGGCCCATTGCAACGGGGTTGCTGGCGGCGGTTTGGTGTGGCGCCTTGCTGAGCGTGGTGCTGTCGTTGCTGCCGCATCCGCGATGGCTCCACGTGGTTGTTTACCTCCTGTTGGGGTGGCTCGTGGTGCCGCTGATTCCGCAATTGTGGCTGCATGCGGGGCATGTTGTGGTGTGGTTACTGTTCGCCGGCGGGGTGGTGTATTCGCTCGGCGCGGTGCTTTACGCATTGCGGTGGCCGGGGCGCAATGCGCGTTGGGTTGGCTACCATGAGCATTTCCACCTCGCTACGATTATTGCCGGCGTTTTGCACCTGATCGCGGTGTGGATGGTGGTTGTTCAAGGCGGAGCATGA